The Winogradskyella schleiferi genome has a window encoding:
- a CDS encoding lipocalin family protein, giving the protein MKTLVYLCFGLFILSSCNNDDESNTQTSEIIGDWKLIEVYIDPGDGSGTFQAVESDKTITFFNDGTVTSTGDLCSMFVAGGNASSGTYSEVDSVITPNDCQESIPNWNYSFVIEGNSLMLYYPCIEACVEKYSKQ; this is encoded by the coding sequence ATGAAAACGTTAGTTTATTTATGTTTTGGACTATTCATATTATCATCTTGTAACAACGATGACGAATCAAATACACAAACTTCTGAAATAATTGGTGATTGGAAATTAATAGAGGTTTACATTGATCCTGGTGATGGCAGCGGAACATTTCAGGCTGTTGAAAGTGATAAGACCATAACTTTTTTTAATGATGGAACGGTTACATCTACGGGCGACTTATGTTCTATGTTTGTAGCTGGTGGCAATGCGTCTAGTGGTACGTATTCTGAAGTTGATTCTGTTATTACTCCAAATGATTGTCAAGAATCGATTCCTAATTGGAACTATTCATTTGTCATAGAAGGAAATTCCTTAATGCTATATTACCCTTGCATTGAGGCTTGTGTAGAAAAATATAGCAAGCAATAA
- a CDS encoding MBL fold metallo-hydrolase: MKVTFLGTGTSQGIPIIGSDHPVCLSDNPKDKRLRVSVLVEWDDYTFVVDCGPDFRQQMLRAKVTKIDGVIFTHEHADHTMGLDDIRPFFFRQGDISLYAHQRVFKALEKRFDYIFTTEKKYPGVPTVKQVEIKNEPFLAGNLNVVPIEGLHYKLPVFGYRFHDFAYLTDMKTVTDAEIEKLQNLEVLVINALRIKQHISHFNLEEALEFIQRVNPKRAYLTHVSHLLGFHDDVQQNLPENVFLAYDNLQITI; the protein is encoded by the coding sequence TTGAAAGTTACATTTTTAGGTACTGGTACATCACAAGGAATTCCCATTATAGGAAGCGATCATCCTGTATGTTTAAGCGACAATCCTAAGGATAAACGTTTGCGGGTTTCGGTTTTGGTAGAATGGGACGATTATACCTTTGTTGTGGATTGTGGACCCGATTTTAGACAACAAATGCTCAGGGCAAAAGTCACGAAAATTGATGGTGTTATCTTTACCCATGAGCATGCCGACCATACCATGGGATTAGATGATATTCGTCCATTTTTCTTTCGTCAAGGCGATATTTCATTGTATGCGCATCAACGCGTTTTTAAGGCTTTAGAGAAACGCTTCGACTATATTTTTACAACAGAAAAGAAATATCCTGGTGTGCCAACTGTGAAGCAAGTTGAAATAAAAAACGAACCTTTTTTAGCAGGAAATCTTAATGTGGTTCCTATTGAAGGTTTGCATTATAAGCTTCCTGTTTTTGGCTATCGTTTTCATGATTTTGCTTACTTAACGGACATGAAAACAGTTACTGACGCAGAAATAGAAAAACTTCAAAATTTAGAGGTTTTAGTGATAAATGCCCTAAGGATAAAACAACATATTTCACATTTTAATTTAGAAGAAGCCTTGGAATTTATTCAACGTGTGAATCCTAAACGCGCTTATTTAACACATGTTAGTCACCTTTTGGGATTTCATGATGATGTACAACAAAACTTACCAGAAAACGTTTTTTTAGCTTACGATAACTTGCAAATTACCATTTAG
- a CDS encoding alpha/beta hydrolase — translation MSKLHYIKRPSSLKENAPLLIMCHGYGSDENDLFSFASELPEELMVISLRAPYTMQPYGNAWYAINFDADKGKWSDNEQAKQSVKLIADFIDYACGTYAVDPNNVTLLGFSQGTILSYAVALTYPEKVKNVIALSGYINEDILPEKIEPSDVAHLNFFCSHGSVDQVIPVGWAKKTPAFLEGLNINHVYKEYPVGHGVAPQNFYDLKTWLDQYM, via the coding sequence ATGTCGAAATTACACTATATCAAAAGACCTTCTTCGCTTAAAGAAAATGCACCATTGCTCATCATGTGCCATGGTTATGGCAGCGACGAGAATGATTTATTTTCATTTGCTTCAGAATTGCCTGAGGAATTAATGGTAATCTCATTAAGAGCGCCTTACACCATGCAACCGTATGGCAATGCTTGGTACGCCATAAATTTTGATGCCGATAAAGGCAAATGGAGCGATAATGAACAAGCCAAACAATCGGTAAAATTAATAGCTGATTTTATTGATTACGCTTGTGGAACTTATGCAGTAGATCCAAACAATGTTACACTTTTAGGATTTAGCCAAGGCACCATTTTAAGTTATGCCGTTGCATTGACTTATCCTGAAAAAGTAAAGAATGTCATCGCCCTAAGTGGTTATATCAATGAAGACATTCTACCAGAAAAGATTGAACCCTCTGATGTTGCCCATCTTAATTTCTTTTGTTCCCATGGTTCTGTGGATCAAGTCATTCCTGTGGGTTGGGCTAAAAAAACACCTGCATTTTTAGAAGGTTTGAACATTAACCATGTGTATAAGGAATATCCTGTTGGACATGGCGTTGCGCCTCAGAATTTTTATGATTTGAAGACTTGGTTAGATCAATATATGTAG
- the bcp gene encoding thioredoxin-dependent thiol peroxidase yields MTHLKAGDKAPDFSAKDEQGNTVSLSDYKGKKLVVFFYPKASTPGCTAEACNLNDNYERFKAQGYEILGVSADSAKRQSNFKNKYGFQYPLLADEDKAVIEAFGVWGPKKFMGREYDGIHRTTFVIDENGVLEDVITKVKTKAHTEQILES; encoded by the coding sequence ATGACACACTTAAAAGCAGGAGATAAAGCACCAGATTTTTCGGCAAAAGATGAACAGGGAAATACAGTCTCATTATCAGATTATAAAGGTAAGAAATTAGTCGTTTTCTTTTATCCAAAAGCAAGCACACCTGGTTGCACAGCAGAAGCTTGTAATCTAAATGATAATTATGAACGCTTTAAAGCGCAAGGTTACGAAATTTTAGGGGTCAGTGCAGATAGTGCTAAAAGACAATCTAACTTTAAAAATAAATACGGATTTCAATATCCATTGTTAGCTGACGAAGATAAAGCGGTTATTGAAGCTTTCGGAGTTTGGGGACCGAAGAAATTTATGGGAAGGGAATATGATGGTATTCACAGAACTACTTTTGTAATTGATGAAAATGGCGTTCTGGAAGATGTTATTACCAAAGTAAAAACTAAAGCTCATACGGAGCAGATTTTAGAATCTTAA
- a CDS encoding DJ-1/PfpI family protein, with protein MPTIGLLMYNGVLQIEVIATSDVFAKPSADGKQLFNVVSIAETKDPITTEEGMHFVPDYTFENCPELTALFVPSAYDMFAQVHNEKILNFIRAKNKEAEYVVSNCAGAQLIGASGIADGKKIVTWIGGGEQLQKEYPNLKVQNDSLVTFVEDGKFSSSNGNLASYISALNLVEKMTSAEHRKFVESYLYLDRLQDWEN; from the coding sequence TTGCCAACTATTGGACTTTTAATGTACAATGGTGTGTTGCAAATTGAGGTTATTGCGACCTCAGACGTTTTTGCAAAGCCATCGGCAGACGGAAAACAATTGTTTAATGTGGTGTCTATAGCCGAGACTAAAGATCCTATCACCACCGAAGAAGGGATGCACTTTGTACCAGATTATACGTTTGAAAACTGCCCAGAATTGACCGCTTTATTTGTGCCAAGTGCTTATGATATGTTTGCACAAGTACACAATGAAAAAATCTTGAATTTTATTAGAGCGAAGAACAAGGAAGCCGAATATGTGGTCAGCAACTGTGCTGGTGCACAGCTTATTGGTGCTTCAGGAATTGCAGATGGGAAGAAAATAGTCACATGGATTGGTGGAGGCGAACAATTGCAAAAAGAATATCCGAATTTGAAAGTACAAAACGATAGTCTCGTGACATTTGTAGAAGACGGTAAATTTAGTTCCTCTAACGGCAATTTGGCAAGTTATATTTCAGCATTGAATTTGGTTGAAAAAATGACCAGTGCAGAACACCGAAAGTTTGTGGAAAGCTATTTGTATTTGGATAGGCTTCAGGATTGGGAAAACTAG
- the uvrA gene encoding excinuclease ABC subunit UvrA: protein MNSTVLDVSPKENIIIKGAKLHNLKNIDVVIPRNKLVVITGLSGSGKSSLAFDTLYAEGQRRYVESLSSYARQFLGRLNKPKVDYIKGIAPAIAIEQKVNSTNPRSTVGTTTEIYDYLKLLFARIGKTYSPISGNEVKKHTVSDVINFISKFEKGTKLLLLAPIILEEGRSIENKLQTLQQQGYARIKVKDEVLRIDEALKSKIKTNKDLFLVVDRIIFKDDEDFLNRLADAVGTAFYEGVGTCIIESLSDNKQTVFNNKFELDGMSFLEPNAHLFSFNNPYGACPKCEGYGDVIGIDDDLVIPNTALSIYENAIFPWRGESMSWYRDQLVNNSHHFDFPIHKPYFQLSDANKALIWKGNKYFDGLDAFFSELESKAYKIQNRVMLSRYRGKTKCNVCKGKRLREEANYVKIDGSTITNLVDLPIDELVVFFKKLQLNDHDFNIAKRLLTEINTRLGFLSNVGLNYLTLNRKSNTLSGGESQRINLATSLGSSLVGSMYILDEPSIGLHPKDTERLIEVLKSLRDLGNTVIVVEHDEDIMKAADSIIDIGPEAGTFGGEVVAVGDFEAILDSDTLTAKYLNGQMEIEVPNKRRTSKYGIEVVGARENNLQNVDVTFPLEMLTVITGVSGSGKSTLVKKILFPAVQKKLTGFSDKIGQVSEIKGNYSNIQHVEFVDQNPIGRSSRSNPVTYIKAYDDIRALYASQKLSDIRNYAAKHFSFNVDGGRCETCKGEGEVTIEMQFMADVHLTCDTCGGKRFKKEVLEVKFEDKSIDDILNMTIDDAIDFFKTYKQTKIKKKLQPLQDVGLGYVTLGQSSSTLSGGEAQRIKLATFLGKGSKSDNALFIFDEPTTGLHFHDIKKLLKSFQALIAKGHSIIVIEHNIDLIKCADYIIDLGPEGGKHGGQLVASGTPEEIAKNKNSVTGKYLKEKL from the coding sequence ATGAATTCTACTGTTTTAGACGTTAGCCCAAAAGAAAACATCATAATAAAAGGAGCAAAACTCCATAATCTTAAAAATATCGATGTTGTTATCCCGAGAAACAAACTGGTGGTAATTACAGGCTTATCGGGTTCAGGAAAGTCGAGTTTGGCGTTCGACACCTTGTATGCAGAAGGACAAAGACGCTACGTAGAAAGTCTAAGTAGTTATGCACGCCAGTTTTTAGGACGACTGAATAAGCCCAAAGTTGATTATATTAAAGGTATCGCTCCAGCAATTGCCATTGAGCAAAAAGTGAATTCTACAAACCCACGTTCCACGGTTGGCACGACGACTGAAATTTATGATTATTTAAAATTACTATTTGCAAGAATTGGGAAGACCTACTCGCCTATTTCTGGCAACGAAGTAAAAAAGCATACCGTTTCCGATGTCATTAATTTCATTTCAAAATTTGAAAAAGGCACTAAATTATTACTCTTAGCACCTATTATATTAGAAGAAGGACGCTCGATTGAAAATAAACTTCAAACACTTCAACAGCAAGGCTATGCTCGTATTAAAGTAAAAGATGAAGTCCTCAGAATTGATGAGGCCTTAAAATCAAAAATCAAAACGAACAAAGATCTTTTTTTAGTTGTTGATAGAATTATTTTTAAAGATGATGAGGATTTTCTAAATCGTTTAGCAGATGCGGTAGGAACTGCCTTTTACGAAGGTGTTGGGACTTGTATCATTGAATCCCTTTCCGACAATAAACAAACCGTTTTCAATAATAAATTTGAATTGGATGGCATGTCTTTTCTTGAGCCAAACGCACATTTATTTAGTTTTAATAATCCTTATGGCGCATGCCCAAAATGTGAAGGTTATGGTGATGTCATTGGTATTGATGATGATTTGGTAATTCCAAACACAGCATTGTCGATTTACGAAAACGCCATTTTTCCTTGGCGAGGCGAAAGCATGAGTTGGTATCGAGATCAATTGGTCAACAACTCCCATCACTTTGATTTTCCAATTCACAAACCCTATTTTCAATTGAGTGATGCTAATAAAGCACTCATTTGGAAAGGCAATAAATACTTTGATGGTCTGGATGCTTTTTTTTCTGAGTTGGAATCGAAAGCCTATAAAATCCAAAATCGAGTGATGCTTTCACGGTATCGTGGTAAAACGAAATGTAATGTCTGTAAGGGTAAACGTTTGCGTGAAGAAGCCAATTATGTAAAAATCGATGGTTCTACTATTACTAATTTAGTTGATTTACCGATAGATGAACTGGTGGTGTTTTTCAAAAAATTACAACTGAATGACCATGATTTCAATATTGCTAAACGACTTTTAACAGAAATCAATACACGCCTAGGTTTCTTATCTAATGTTGGCTTGAATTATTTAACATTAAACCGAAAATCGAACACACTTTCTGGTGGTGAAAGTCAGCGTATCAATTTAGCTACCTCTTTAGGAAGTAGTCTTGTTGGTTCCATGTATATTTTAGACGAACCTAGTATTGGCTTGCATCCAAAGGATACTGAACGTTTAATCGAGGTTTTGAAATCGTTGCGGGATTTAGGTAATACCGTTATTGTGGTTGAGCACGACGAAGATATAATGAAAGCAGCCGATTCCATAATTGATATCGGACCAGAAGCCGGAACTTTTGGAGGCGAAGTTGTTGCCGTTGGAGATTTTGAAGCCATTTTAGATTCAGATACATTGACGGCAAAATATCTTAATGGTCAAATGGAAATTGAAGTGCCCAACAAACGAAGAACCTCTAAATATGGTATTGAAGTTGTTGGTGCTCGCGAGAATAATTTACAAAACGTTGACGTGACGTTTCCTTTAGAAATGCTAACCGTAATTACTGGAGTTTCAGGAAGTGGAAAAAGTACCTTGGTTAAAAAAATACTCTTTCCTGCGGTACAAAAGAAGCTAACGGGTTTTAGCGATAAAATCGGACAGGTTTCAGAAATAAAAGGAAATTACAGTAATATTCAGCATGTGGAATTTGTGGATCAAAACCCAATTGGTCGTTCTTCACGTTCTAATCCTGTAACCTATATAAAGGCTTATGATGACATTCGTGCGTTGTATGCTTCCCAAAAATTAAGTGATATTAGAAATTATGCTGCAAAACATTTTAGTTTTAATGTTGATGGTGGCCGTTGTGAAACCTGTAAAGGCGAAGGCGAAGTGACGATTGAAATGCAGTTTATGGCAGATGTGCATTTAACTTGTGATACTTGTGGTGGAAAACGTTTCAAAAAAGAAGTATTGGAAGTTAAGTTTGAAGATAAATCCATAGATGATATTCTGAATATGACTATTGATGATGCTATCGATTTCTTTAAAACCTATAAGCAAACAAAAATCAAAAAGAAACTACAACCGCTTCAAGATGTTGGTTTGGGTTATGTGACTTTAGGTCAATCCTCTTCTACCCTTTCCGGTGGTGAGGCTCAACGTATCAAACTTGCCACGTTCTTAGGAAAAGGTAGTAAAAGCGATAATGCACTCTTCATTTTTGATGAACCAACCACAGGACTTCATTTTCATGATATCAAAAAATTATTAAAATCATTTCAGGCTTTAATCGCTAAAGGCCATTCCATTATAGTGATTGAGCACAATATCGATTTAATTAAATGTGCAGATTACATCATCGATTTAGGACCAGAAGGTGGAAAACATGGCGGACAACTCGTAGCTTCTGGTACACCTGAAGAGATTGCAAAAAATAAAAACTCGGTGACTGGAAAATATTTGAAAGAGAAATTGTAA
- a CDS encoding endonuclease III domain-containing protein, whose translation MTKQEKVDFVINTLNRIYPTIPIPLDHKDPYTLLIAVLMSAQSTDVRVNKITPLLFERADNPYDMIKLSVEEIREIIKPVGLSPMKSKGIHGLSHILIDKHNGKVPRTYEELEALPAVGHKTAAVVLSQAFGIPAFPVDTHIHRLMYRWNLTNGKNVVQTEKDAKRIFPEELWNDLHLQIIWYGREYSPARGWDLEKDIITKTIGRKSVLDDYYKKKKR comes from the coding sequence ATGACTAAGCAAGAAAAGGTAGATTTTGTTATAAATACGTTAAATCGAATATATCCTACAATTCCGATTCCATTAGACCATAAAGATCCTTATACCTTATTAATAGCGGTTTTGATGTCTGCACAAAGTACGGATGTACGCGTCAATAAAATTACACCTTTGTTATTTGAACGTGCGGACAATCCATACGATATGATTAAACTAAGTGTTGAGGAAATCAGGGAAATTATAAAACCGGTTGGCTTATCTCCAATGAAAAGCAAAGGTATACATGGTTTATCCCATATTTTAATTGATAAGCACAATGGCAAAGTTCCGAGAACCTATGAGGAACTTGAAGCATTACCTGCAGTTGGTCATAAAACAGCTGCTGTGGTTTTATCACAAGCTTTCGGTATTCCTGCGTTTCCAGTAGATACTCATATTCATCGCTTAATGTACCGCTGGAATTTAACCAATGGCAAAAACGTAGTACAAACCGAAAAAGATGCTAAACGTATTTTTCCGGAAGAACTTTGGAATGATTTGCATCTTCAAATTATTTGGTATGGACGAGAATATTCTCCTGCTCGTGGTTGGGATTTGGAAAAGGATATTATTACTAAAACTATTGGAAGAAAATCGGTATTAGATGACTATTATAAAAAGAAGAAGCGTTAG
- a CDS encoding RNA polymerase sigma factor: MKRELIQDAELVSDYINGNENALSILIERHKQKIYSFIYSKVYDRDVTEDVFQDTFIKVIRTLKRGKYNEEGKFLPWVMRIAHNLVIDHFRKNKRMPKFQNAGDFSIFSVLSDSSLNAEKTIIKDQVESDVRRIIDELPEDQKQVLMMRMYQDMSFKEISERTGVSINTALGRMRYALINMRKVIEQNNIVLTN, translated from the coding sequence ATGAAAAGAGAACTTATCCAAGACGCGGAGTTGGTCAGCGACTACATTAACGGTAACGAGAATGCCCTTTCTATTTTGATAGAAAGGCATAAGCAAAAAATTTACAGTTTTATTTACTCTAAGGTTTATGACAGAGATGTTACTGAAGATGTTTTTCAAGATACCTTTATTAAAGTCATTAGAACATTAAAACGAGGAAAATATAACGAAGAAGGTAAATTTTTACCTTGGGTAATGCGAATTGCCCACAATTTGGTTATTGACCATTTCAGAAAAAATAAGCGTATGCCAAAATTTCAAAATGCGGGCGACTTCAGTATTTTTTCTGTGTTGAGTGATTCTAGTTTAAACGCTGAAAAAACGATAATAAAAGACCAAGTAGAATCTGATGTTCGACGTATTATTGACGAATTACCAGAAGATCAAAAGCAAGTACTTATGATGCGTATGTATCAAGATATGAGTTTTAAGGAAATATCGGAACGTACAGGTGTAAGCATCAATACGGCATTGGGAAGAATGCGTTATGCATTGATTAATATGCGTAAAGTAATAGAACAAAATAATATAGTTTTAACAAATTGA
- a CDS encoding TonB-dependent receptor, whose protein sequence is MKDVTYTGDTEFENIPSLKDKALRINLNADIYGTFSEIGAGQETVRQFFRAGGASGTIAKAMSAYDKDFSDAIYGIENDKRYVTEARLRKMLNHEVGLMEERITRDKHPNKIFFSYANTVATIDFAKKYKGHGWVGIKYQVAPGADYNDIVLHIRFKETDARLQQETLGKLGTNLIYGAFYKYNQPRKLLRYLYDHLDKDQLEIDTINFAGPVFKNIDNRLMSLQLVKNNMTDAVMFAPDGNNVLPARVLYKKNILTLRGSFRPVTKVNMDMFEKSYEMFIKENKVDKDKTQVIFEITLSNLRAEGKIDEQDFMDRAKLLCSLGQTVLISNFQEYYKLVEYFSQYSRARMGLAMGINNLVDIFDEKYYRHLSGGILEAFGKLFYKDLRVYLYPMQNDDGSLTTSENLKVHPRMKELYKFFKYNGKVVDISEYDTSNLDVFSRTVLKMIANNEDGWESMLPEGVSKLIKEKSLFGYESEEVMHKS, encoded by the coding sequence ATGAAGGATGTAACGTACACGGGCGACACGGAATTTGAAAATATTCCATCACTTAAAGACAAAGCCTTACGAATTAATCTTAATGCCGATATTTATGGTACCTTTTCTGAAATTGGAGCAGGACAAGAAACGGTTAGACAGTTTTTTAGAGCTGGAGGCGCTTCTGGCACTATTGCCAAAGCCATGTCTGCCTATGACAAAGACTTTAGTGATGCCATTTATGGTATTGAAAACGACAAGCGTTATGTAACTGAGGCAAGACTTCGTAAAATGCTAAATCATGAAGTGGGTTTAATGGAAGAGCGCATCACTAGAGATAAGCATCCAAACAAAATTTTCTTCTCTTATGCTAATACGGTTGCCACCATAGATTTTGCCAAAAAGTACAAAGGTCACGGTTGGGTCGGCATAAAATATCAAGTTGCACCAGGTGCAGATTATAACGATATTGTTCTTCATATTCGTTTTAAGGAAACGGATGCACGTTTACAGCAAGAGACGCTTGGTAAATTAGGAACCAATTTAATATATGGCGCGTTTTATAAATACAATCAACCTCGAAAATTATTACGTTATTTATACGATCACTTAGATAAAGACCAGTTAGAAATTGATACTATTAATTTTGCAGGTCCTGTATTTAAAAATATAGATAACCGATTAATGAGTTTGCAGTTGGTCAAAAATAATATGACCGATGCCGTAATGTTTGCACCAGATGGTAATAATGTTTTACCTGCTCGTGTTCTCTACAAAAAGAATATCTTAACACTTAGAGGTAGCTTTAGGCCTGTAACCAAGGTGAATATGGATATGTTTGAGAAATCTTACGAAATGTTCATTAAGGAAAATAAAGTTGATAAGGACAAAACCCAAGTAATTTTCGAAATTACCTTATCCAACTTAAGAGCTGAAGGAAAAATTGATGAGCAAGATTTTATGGATCGAGCGAAACTTTTGTGTTCCCTAGGACAAACCGTATTGATTTCCAATTTCCAAGAGTATTACAAACTAGTGGAATACTTCTCTCAATATTCTAGAGCAAGAATGGGATTAGCAATGGGTATTAATAATCTAGTTGATATTTTTGATGAAAAATATTATCGTCATCTAAGTGGTGGCATCTTAGAGGCCTTTGGAAAACTCTTCTATAAAGATTTACGGGTTTATTTATATCCAATGCAAAATGACGATGGCAGCTTAACTACTAGTGAAAACCTTAAAGTGCATCCACGTATGAAAGAACTTTACAAATTCTTTAAATACAATGGTAAAGTTGTGGATATTTCTGAATATGACACATCTAACCTTGATGTTTTCTCTAGAACTGTTCTTAAAATGATTGCGAATAACGAGGACGGCTGGGAAAGTATGCTTCCAGAAGGTGTCTCTAAACTAATTAAGGAAAAAAGCTTGTTTGGTTACGAATCGGAGGAAGTTATGCATAAGAGTTAA
- a CDS encoding dihydroorotase, with translation MNALIKSATIVDSKSDFHNETVDILIEKGRISKISKRIANPNNYQEIKLDNLHVSQGWFDSSVSFGEPGYEERETISNGLKTAARSGFTSVVLNANSNPVIDSYADITFVKSKANDNVVKLYPIGALTQGSKGEDLAELFDMSNAGAVAFYDYQKPISNPNLMKIALQYASNFDGLVCSFPQESKISGLGVANEHINSTKLGLKGNPALAEELQVARDLFLLEYTEGKLHIPTISTAKSVELIRAAKVKKLDVTCSVAIHNLVFTDDVLQEFDTNFKVLPPLRTQKDCDALIEGLKDGTIDMVTTDHNPIDIEDKKIEFDYAKYGTIGLESAFGALQNILTPKKTISLLTQGKSRFGISETTINEGQIADLALFNPDTTYEFNTTHISSRSKNSMFLGSILKGETYGVIANSKMVLK, from the coding sequence ATGAACGCACTCATAAAATCTGCAACCATCGTTGATTCTAAAAGTGATTTTCACAATGAAACGGTTGATATTTTAATTGAAAAAGGTCGTATTTCCAAGATTTCCAAACGTATTGCCAATCCTAATAACTACCAAGAAATAAAACTGGACAACTTGCATGTGTCGCAAGGTTGGTTTGATAGCAGTGTGTCTTTTGGCGAACCGGGTTACGAAGAACGCGAAACTATAAGTAATGGTTTAAAAACGGCCGCACGTTCTGGTTTTACGTCGGTAGTTTTAAACGCCAATTCCAATCCTGTGATTGATAGCTACGCAGATATTACGTTTGTAAAATCTAAAGCGAATGACAATGTGGTTAAGCTCTATCCTATTGGTGCATTGACACAAGGAAGTAAAGGTGAGGATTTAGCGGAATTGTTTGATATGAGCAATGCCGGAGCGGTTGCTTTTTACGATTACCAAAAACCGATTTCCAATCCAAACTTAATGAAAATAGCGTTGCAATACGCCAGTAATTTTGATGGACTAGTATGTTCATTTCCGCAAGAATCAAAAATTTCGGGACTTGGTGTTGCTAACGAACATATCAATAGCACCAAATTGGGATTGAAAGGAAATCCTGCTTTGGCAGAAGAATTACAAGTCGCACGAGATTTATTTCTATTGGAATATACCGAAGGCAAACTTCATATACCAACGATTTCAACAGCAAAATCAGTAGAATTGATTCGTGCAGCAAAGGTTAAGAAACTGGATGTAACCTGCAGCGTGGCCATTCATAATTTGGTTTTTACGGATGATGTTTTGCAAGAATTTGATACCAATTTTAAAGTGCTTCCGCCTTTACGAACGCAAAAAGATTGTGACGCCTTGATTGAAGGCTTAAAAGATGGCACCATCGATATGGTTACCACAGACCATAATCCTATTGATATTGAGGATAAAAAAATTGAGTTTGATTATGCCAAATATGGCACTATTGGTTTAGAATCGGCTTTTGGTGCGCTACAAAACATCTTAACGCCTAAAAAAACGATCAGTCTATTAACACAAGGTAAATCACGTTTTGGCATTTCTGAAACAACGATTAATGAAGGCCAAATTGCAGATTTAGCTTTGTTTAATCCAGATACAACTTACGAATTTAATACTACTCATATTTCGTCCCGTTCCAAGAATAGTATGTTTCTAGGTTCAATACTGAAAGGCGAAACTTATGGTGTTATTGCGAATAGTAAAATGGTTTTAAAATAA
- a CDS encoding hydrolase: MKHKILMYLFIFSVLLLIFQYVNSKNIIDKYEKDIVTVKSQLSESEERIKTLEAQNFELGYFNIEGNEDALTYFEAQGYNTEKLIPAIIEGLYNMNDYEGEDHPIVPYVSMTDSKLLINKVRILNHKWIIANFTDGEFWGEIFVTYEIDENNDLKYKLVEYLMYPKVG, from the coding sequence ATGAAGCATAAAATTTTAATGTATTTATTCATTTTTTCAGTATTACTGCTCATTTTTCAATATGTGAACTCAAAAAACATCATTGATAAATACGAAAAAGATATTGTGACCGTAAAATCCCAACTTTCAGAAAGTGAAGAACGGATTAAAACTTTGGAAGCGCAGAATTTTGAATTGGGTTATTTTAATATTGAAGGCAATGAGGATGCTTTAACGTATTTTGAAGCACAAGGTTATAACACGGAAAAATTGATTCCTGCAATTATTGAGGGTCTTTATAATATGAATGATTATGAAGGCGAGGATCACCCCATTGTGCCTTACGTTTCCATGACAGATTCTAAATTATTAATCAATAAAGTTCGGATTTTAAATCATAAATGGATCATTGCCAATTTTACTGATGGAGAATTTTGGGGTGAGATTTTTGTAACTTATGAGATAGATGAAAACAACGATCTCAAATATAAGTTGGTTGAATATTTAATGTATCCAAAAGTGGGTTAG